In Microbacterium sp. SLBN-146, one genomic interval encodes:
- a CDS encoding Sir2 family NAD-dependent protein deacetylase — protein MSAEIVADVADAVAAAVDALAGRRIAVLTGAGLSTDSGIPDYRGKGAPVRTPMTIDQYLASDEARRRYWVGSHLGWRAFAAASPNAGHLAIARLEELGLATGVVTQNVDGLHVRAGSRRVVELHGTMRRIFCTHCGQVFDRRDFAVRVENDNPWINQPENIELGPDGDVLPESTEGFIVPSCTVCGGVIKPDVVFFGEFIPAEKFREAEQLVRGSEALVIAGSSLVVNSGIRLLERARRRRLPIVIVNRGETRGDARATVKIDAGASEVLERLATDLPAL, from the coding sequence ATGAGTGCCGAGATCGTGGCCGATGTCGCTGACGCGGTCGCCGCTGCCGTCGATGCGCTCGCGGGTCGACGGATCGCCGTCCTGACGGGCGCAGGCCTGTCCACCGACTCCGGCATCCCCGACTACCGCGGAAAAGGCGCACCCGTCCGCACCCCCATGACGATCGATCAGTACCTCGCGAGCGACGAGGCGCGCCGCCGCTACTGGGTCGGCAGCCATCTCGGATGGCGCGCCTTCGCAGCGGCATCGCCGAATGCGGGGCACCTCGCGATCGCGCGTCTGGAGGAGCTGGGACTCGCGACGGGCGTCGTGACGCAGAACGTCGACGGGCTCCACGTGCGCGCCGGCAGTCGGCGCGTCGTCGAGCTCCACGGAACGATGCGCCGCATCTTCTGCACACACTGCGGACAGGTCTTCGATCGGCGCGACTTCGCCGTGCGCGTCGAGAACGACAACCCCTGGATCAACCAACCCGAGAACATCGAGCTCGGCCCTGACGGCGATGTCCTCCCCGAGAGCACCGAGGGATTCATCGTCCCCTCGTGCACCGTCTGCGGTGGTGTCATCAAGCCCGACGTCGTCTTCTTCGGAGAGTTCATCCCCGCGGAGAAGTTCCGCGAGGCCGAGCAGCTCGTCCGCGGCAGCGAGGCGCTCGTCATCGCGGGCTCGTCGCTCGTGGTCAACAGCGGAATCCGCCTGCTCGAGCGTGCGCGTCGGCGCCGGCTTCCCATCGTCATCGTCAACCGCGGTGAGACCCGCGGCGACGCCCGCGCCACGGTCAAGATCGATGCGGGCGCGAGCGAAGTGCTCGAGCGCCTCGCGACGGACCTGCCCGCACTCTGA
- a CDS encoding histidine phosphatase family protein, with protein MTTIILVRHGETDWNRDRRIQGRTDIPLNETGREQARHAASALREQLGGIAPVVVSSDLSRAEETASIIAESLGVDVSRTYADLRERAYGDAEGVSTSEFFSRWGDWYSADVPGAESRDDLRERALTALRRVVRDARRDTAPVSPTVVIVAHGALIREVILHATAGELPPAGERLANGASFSFLLERERLSIRSYAGAAVA; from the coding sequence GTGACGACCATCATCCTCGTTCGCCACGGCGAGACCGACTGGAATCGCGACCGGCGCATCCAGGGCCGAACCGACATCCCGCTCAACGAGACCGGTCGGGAGCAGGCACGCCACGCGGCATCCGCGCTTCGCGAGCAGCTCGGTGGGATCGCACCCGTCGTCGTGTCGAGCGACCTCTCGCGGGCGGAAGAGACCGCATCGATCATCGCGGAGAGTCTTGGGGTCGACGTCTCGCGCACCTACGCCGACCTCCGCGAGCGCGCCTACGGCGACGCGGAAGGCGTCAGCACGAGCGAGTTCTTCTCGCGGTGGGGCGATTGGTACAGCGCGGATGTGCCCGGGGCGGAGTCGCGCGACGACCTGCGCGAGCGAGCCCTGACCGCATTGCGCCGCGTCGTCCGCGACGCCCGGCGCGACACGGCTCCCGTCTCACCGACCGTCGTGATCGTGGCGCACGGCGCGCTCATCCGCGAAGTCATCCTGCACGCGACGGCCGGCGAGCTTCCCCCCGCGGGTGAACGTCTCGCGAACGGTGCGAGCTTCAGCTTCCTCCTCGAACGAGAGCGGCTCAGCATCCGCTCCTACGCCGGCGCCGCCGTCGCCTGA
- a CDS encoding CoA ester lyase encodes MSRFTLGPAILFCPADRPERFAKAFDRADAVILDLEDAVAPKDKRAARGALIESDLDPDRVIVRVNPPQTDAFSADLATLSQTDYRRIMVAKAEAPKRLGRIDARFDVVALCETAKGIAQADRIAGLDNVVALMWGAEDLVASIGGSSSRRPDGRYRDIARYARSRVLLAAAARGKAAIDAVDLDIADTRRLATEASDAAASGFTATACIHPSQVAVIRAAYRPDDATIAWARRVLEAADTARGVFSFEGTMVDEPVLRHARSVLARVGG; translated from the coding sequence ATGAGCCGCTTCACACTCGGACCGGCGATCCTCTTCTGCCCGGCCGACCGGCCGGAGCGGTTCGCGAAGGCCTTCGACCGCGCAGACGCCGTGATCCTCGATCTCGAGGACGCCGTCGCTCCGAAGGACAAGCGCGCTGCCCGTGGAGCGCTCATCGAGTCCGACCTCGATCCCGATCGCGTCATCGTGCGGGTGAACCCCCCGCAGACCGACGCCTTCTCGGCAGATCTGGCGACCCTTTCGCAGACCGACTACCGGCGCATCATGGTCGCGAAGGCCGAAGCGCCCAAGCGACTCGGCCGGATCGACGCACGGTTCGACGTCGTCGCGCTGTGCGAGACGGCCAAGGGGATTGCGCAGGCGGACCGCATCGCGGGCCTCGACAACGTCGTGGCGCTCATGTGGGGAGCAGAGGATCTCGTCGCGAGCATCGGGGGATCGTCGAGCCGTCGACCTGACGGCCGCTACCGGGACATCGCACGCTATGCCCGTTCGCGCGTCCTCCTCGCGGCGGCTGCGCGCGGCAAGGCGGCGATCGACGCGGTCGACCTGGACATCGCCGACACGCGGAGACTCGCGACCGAGGCGTCGGATGCCGCGGCATCCGGATTCACCGCGACGGCGTGCATCCATCCGAGCCAGGTCGCCGTCATCCGTGCCGCCTACCGGCCAGACGACGCCACGATCGCGTGGGCGCGACGTGTGCTCGAGGCGGCCGACACAGCGCGTGGCGTCTTCTCGTTCGAGGGCACGATGGTCGACGAACCGGTGCTCCGCCATGCGCGTTCGGTCCTCGCACGCGTCGGCGGCTGA
- a CDS encoding MaoC family dehydratase, with translation MTDHDIVKNIVQRGLYFDELQVGSRFLHRPGRTATEADNVLFSSLTMNTQALHLDAAFSANQPFGQRLMNSMWTLSTMVGASVSQITQGTLVAQLGLTDIAFPSPLFHGDTLYSETEITETRPSRSRPGQGIVTMVHTGRNQEDAVVATATRVALLWCAPTDGEDR, from the coding sequence GTGACGGACCATGACATCGTGAAGAACATCGTGCAGCGAGGACTCTACTTCGACGAACTGCAGGTGGGGTCTCGTTTCCTGCACCGGCCGGGGCGCACCGCGACGGAGGCGGACAACGTCTTGTTCTCGTCGTTGACCATGAACACGCAGGCGCTTCACCTCGACGCGGCGTTCTCCGCGAACCAGCCGTTCGGGCAGCGACTCATGAACTCCATGTGGACGCTTTCGACGATGGTGGGGGCTTCCGTCTCACAGATCACGCAGGGAACGCTCGTCGCGCAGCTCGGACTCACCGACATCGCCTTCCCGTCGCCGCTCTTCCACGGCGACACGCTCTACTCGGAGACCGAGATCACCGAGACGCGTCCCTCACGCTCGCGCCCCGGGCAGGGGATCGTGACGATGGTGCACACGGGGCGGAATCAGGAGGACGCCGTCGTGGCGACGGCGACCCGCGTCGCACTCCTGTGGTGCGCCCCGACCGACGGAGAAGATCGATGA
- a CDS encoding acyl-CoA dehydrogenase family protein, which produces MDHSNLTDDERELARLVRDFADEVVAPQAYEADRTKTLSMDVVAQMGEMGLFGLPFPEEYGGQGGDYFALCLAIEALGRVDQSMAITLEAGVSLGAMPVFRFGTEQQKQEYLPSLLEGRALAGFGLTEPEAGSDAGATRTTARLDGGEWVINGAKQFITNSGTPITRFVTVTAVTGEQNGRKEISTIIVPRETPGFTVEAAYDKVGWHASDTHPLTFVDARVPEGNLLGERGRGFANFLHILDEGRIAIAALATGAAEGCLEAAIDYAGKRTVFGEALSTRQSIQFTIARMQLRVHNARLAWHHAARLRDAGKPFKTEAAIAKLTSSDAAMDNARDATQIFGGNGFMNEYPVARHYRDSKILEIGEGTNEVQLLVIARALGVA; this is translated from the coding sequence ATGGACCACAGCAATCTCACCGACGACGAACGCGAGCTGGCTCGCCTCGTCCGTGACTTCGCGGACGAGGTCGTCGCGCCCCAGGCCTACGAGGCCGACCGTACCAAGACGCTCTCGATGGACGTCGTCGCCCAGATGGGCGAGATGGGACTGTTCGGCCTGCCGTTCCCCGAAGAGTACGGCGGACAGGGTGGCGACTACTTCGCGCTCTGCCTCGCGATCGAAGCGCTCGGTCGGGTCGACCAGTCGATGGCGATCACGCTCGAGGCGGGCGTGAGTCTTGGAGCGATGCCCGTGTTCCGCTTCGGCACGGAGCAGCAGAAGCAGGAGTATCTGCCGTCGCTCCTGGAAGGACGCGCTCTCGCGGGGTTCGGGCTGACCGAGCCCGAGGCCGGGTCGGATGCGGGAGCGACGCGCACGACGGCGCGCCTCGACGGTGGCGAGTGGGTCATCAACGGCGCGAAGCAGTTCATCACGAACTCCGGTACTCCGATCACCCGATTCGTCACGGTGACCGCTGTCACGGGCGAGCAGAACGGGCGCAAGGAGATCTCGACGATCATCGTGCCCCGGGAGACCCCGGGGTTCACGGTCGAAGCCGCTTACGACAAGGTCGGATGGCACGCCTCCGACACGCATCCCCTCACGTTCGTCGACGCGCGCGTCCCGGAGGGGAACCTCCTGGGGGAGCGCGGACGTGGATTCGCCAACTTCCTCCACATCCTCGACGAAGGACGCATCGCCATCGCTGCACTTGCGACGGGTGCCGCGGAAGGATGCCTCGAGGCCGCGATCGACTATGCGGGCAAGCGCACCGTCTTCGGCGAAGCGCTGTCGACTCGTCAGAGCATCCAGTTCACGATCGCCCGCATGCAGCTGCGCGTCCACAACGCCCGGCTCGCGTGGCACCACGCCGCGCGCCTGCGGGATGCCGGGAAACCGTTCAAGACAGAGGCCGCGATCGCGAAGCTGACGTCGAGCGATGCGGCGATGGACAACGCGCGGGACGCGACGCAGATCTTCGGCGGGAACGGCTTCATGAACGAGTACCCGGTGGCGCGTCACTACCGCGACTCGAAGATCCTCGAAATCGGCGAGGGCACGAACGAAGTGCAGCTCCTCGTGATCGCCCGGGCGCTCGGGGTAGCGTGA
- a CDS encoding biotin carboxylase N-terminal domain-containing protein produces MTFDTVLVANRGEIARRIIRTLRRLGIRSVAVYSDADENAPHVREADIAIRIGPAAASASYLDIPAVLKAARDTGAQAIHPGYGFLSENVAFARACAEAGIVFVGPGERALDVMGDKIRSKEQVRAHGVPIVPGFAANGMTDAGIAEAADATGYPLLVKPSAGGGGKGMQVVRSAAELPDALATARRVATSAFGDDTLLLERLIERPRHIEVQVLADAHGHVIHLGERECTLQRRHQKVIEEAPSPVVDAATRARIGAAACAAAASVDYRGAGTVEFLVAGDRTEEFFFIEMNTRLQVEHPVTELVTGIDLVEQQLRVAAGLPLDVAQEDVRLDGHAIEARVYAESPARGFLPATGRVEAWRAASAVRTDSAIETGSVVTADYDPMIAKVIAHGADRADALRRLDEALAETVVLGVETNIAFLRALLADPAVRVGELDTGLIDRLPPFAEAPVSDAAIAAAVGAARAASSPGSAPAASALWTSGSGWRAGRAPAAYSVRVMTEKGDVLSIPAGETDTAAPLVSHAVTAIDGRWVWVHVGGETHRVMPLTRREAFELRSAARERADAATAPELRAPMPGAVVALHRADGDTVAAGDRLVTIEAMKMEHPVVAPHDGIVRLDVAVGDQVRRDQVIAHVTAHEATETAS; encoded by the coding sequence ATGACCTTCGACACCGTCCTCGTTGCCAATCGCGGCGAGATCGCCCGACGCATCATCCGCACCCTCCGCCGTCTCGGCATCCGGTCGGTCGCCGTGTACAGCGACGCCGATGAGAATGCGCCCCATGTCCGGGAGGCGGATATCGCGATCCGCATCGGCCCCGCCGCCGCGTCCGCGTCTTACCTCGACATCCCGGCCGTCCTGAAAGCTGCGCGTGACACGGGGGCGCAGGCCATCCATCCGGGGTACGGGTTCCTCTCCGAGAACGTCGCCTTCGCCCGTGCCTGCGCCGAGGCGGGCATCGTCTTCGTCGGACCGGGGGAGCGCGCTCTCGACGTCATGGGAGACAAGATCCGCTCCAAAGAGCAGGTCCGCGCCCACGGAGTGCCGATCGTCCCGGGTTTCGCGGCCAACGGGATGACGGATGCCGGGATCGCCGAAGCCGCGGACGCGACGGGCTATCCGCTCCTCGTGAAGCCTTCCGCGGGTGGCGGCGGTAAGGGGATGCAGGTGGTCCGTTCCGCCGCGGAGCTCCCCGATGCCCTCGCGACGGCGCGACGGGTCGCGACGTCGGCGTTCGGTGACGACACCCTCCTCCTCGAGCGTCTCATCGAGAGGCCGCGCCACATCGAGGTGCAGGTCCTCGCCGATGCCCACGGCCACGTCATCCACCTCGGCGAGCGCGAGTGCACACTCCAGCGGCGCCACCAGAAAGTCATCGAAGAAGCACCGTCACCCGTCGTCGACGCGGCGACCCGCGCGCGGATCGGAGCGGCCGCGTGTGCTGCCGCCGCCTCCGTCGACTACCGCGGCGCGGGAACGGTCGAGTTCCTCGTGGCGGGAGACCGCACCGAGGAGTTCTTCTTCATCGAGATGAACACGCGCCTCCAGGTGGAGCATCCCGTGACCGAGCTCGTGACCGGCATCGACCTGGTCGAGCAGCAGCTGCGCGTCGCTGCGGGTCTCCCGCTCGACGTCGCGCAGGAAGACGTGCGTCTGGACGGTCACGCGATCGAGGCGCGCGTGTACGCGGAGAGTCCCGCGCGCGGATTCCTTCCCGCGACGGGACGCGTCGAGGCGTGGCGTGCGGCGTCGGCGGTCCGAACGGATTCCGCCATCGAAACGGGGTCGGTCGTGACAGCCGACTACGACCCGATGATCGCGAAGGTGATCGCCCACGGAGCGGATCGCGCGGACGCCCTCCGCAGGCTCGACGAGGCGCTCGCCGAGACGGTCGTGCTGGGCGTCGAGACCAACATCGCCTTCCTCCGTGCTCTCCTCGCTGATCCCGCAGTGCGCGTCGGAGAGCTCGACACAGGCCTCATCGACCGGCTGCCGCCCTTCGCGGAAGCGCCCGTCAGCGACGCCGCGATCGCCGCCGCTGTCGGCGCCGCCCGTGCCGCCTCCTCTCCCGGTTCGGCTCCGGCCGCGTCTGCACTGTGGACATCGGGAAGCGGCTGGCGCGCCGGCCGTGCGCCCGCCGCGTACTCGGTCCGCGTGATGACCGAGAAGGGCGACGTCCTATCGATCCCCGCCGGAGAGACGGACACCGCAGCGCCTCTCGTCTCCCACGCCGTGACCGCGATCGATGGTCGATGGGTGTGGGTGCATGTCGGCGGGGAGACGCACCGCGTCATGCCTCTCACTCGGCGTGAAGCGTTCGAACTGCGAAGCGCCGCCCGCGAACGCGCGGATGCGGCGACCGCCCCCGAGCTTCGCGCCCCCATGCCGGGAGCCGTCGTCGCACTCCACCGCGCGGACGGCGACACCGTCGCCGCGGGGGACCGACTCGTCACGATCGAGGCGATGAAGATGGAGCACCCTGTCGTGGCACCCCACGACGGCATCGTGCGCCTCGACGTCGCCGTGGGCGATCAGGTCCGCCGCGATCAGGTCATCGCCCACGTCACCGCCCACGAGGCTACCGAGACTGCCTCCTGA
- a CDS encoding carboxyl transferase domain-containing protein — protein MTRLASAIQRDKAFESARSAQRDLAADLRARLEAAALGGPAASRERHVARGKLLPRERVERLLDEGSPFIEIAPLAADGLYAGEAPAAGVIAGIGLVHGRHVMVVCNDATVKGGTYFPMTVKKHLRAQEIALENRLPCIYLVDSGGAFLPMQDEVFPDRDHFGRIFFNQARLSAARIPQLAAVMGSCTAGGAYVPAMSDETVIVREQGTIFLGGPPLVKAAIGEVVTAEELGGGDLHARRSGVVDHLAEDDEHALEILRDIVATLPQPDAPAWDVVEARSPAEDASELYGVVPVDVNQPYDVREVIARLVDGSEFHEFKREYGTTLVTGFARIHGHPVGIVANNGVLFSESAQKGAHFIELCDQRGIPLLFLQNISGFMVGTDAEAGGIAKDGAKMVTAVATTRVPKLTVVIGGSFGAGNYSMCGRAYSPRFLWMWPASRISVMGGNQAASVLSTVKRDQLEARGDEWPLSAQADFEAPIRAQYEEQGSPYYSTARLWDDGVVDPLETRDLLGLALDVVSRTPLPEPRFGVFRM, from the coding sequence ATGACGAGACTCGCGTCAGCGATCCAGCGTGACAAGGCGTTCGAGAGCGCGCGATCCGCGCAGCGCGACCTGGCAGCGGATCTTCGCGCGCGACTCGAGGCGGCGGCGCTCGGCGGACCCGCGGCGTCACGCGAACGACACGTCGCCCGCGGAAAGCTGCTTCCGCGCGAACGCGTCGAGCGACTGCTCGACGAGGGGAGCCCCTTCATCGAGATCGCACCGCTCGCGGCCGACGGGCTCTACGCCGGTGAGGCTCCCGCGGCCGGGGTCATCGCGGGGATCGGACTCGTCCACGGCCGCCACGTCATGGTCGTCTGCAACGACGCCACCGTCAAGGGCGGCACGTACTTCCCGATGACGGTGAAAAAGCACCTCCGCGCACAGGAGATCGCGCTGGAGAATCGGCTTCCCTGCATCTACCTCGTCGATTCCGGCGGCGCGTTCCTCCCGATGCAGGACGAGGTCTTTCCCGATCGGGATCACTTCGGTCGGATCTTCTTCAACCAGGCGCGGTTGTCAGCCGCGCGGATCCCTCAGCTCGCCGCCGTGATGGGGTCGTGCACCGCGGGCGGTGCCTACGTCCCGGCGATGAGCGACGAGACGGTCATCGTGCGCGAACAGGGCACGATCTTCCTCGGCGGGCCGCCCCTCGTGAAGGCGGCGATCGGCGAGGTCGTGACGGCGGAGGAACTCGGCGGCGGCGATCTCCATGCGCGTCGGTCCGGTGTCGTCGACCACCTCGCCGAAGACGACGAGCACGCGTTGGAGATCCTCCGCGATATCGTGGCGACCCTTCCGCAGCCCGATGCTCCCGCGTGGGACGTCGTCGAGGCCCGCAGTCCGGCAGAGGACGCGAGCGAGCTGTACGGCGTGGTTCCCGTCGACGTCAACCAGCCGTACGACGTGCGGGAAGTGATCGCGCGCCTCGTCGACGGGAGCGAGTTCCACGAGTTCAAGCGCGAGTACGGAACGACCCTCGTCACGGGGTTCGCGCGCATCCACGGTCACCCCGTGGGGATCGTGGCCAACAATGGCGTGCTCTTCAGCGAGTCCGCCCAGAAGGGCGCGCACTTCATCGAGCTGTGTGATCAGCGCGGGATCCCTCTCCTCTTCCTGCAGAACATCTCCGGCTTCATGGTGGGGACGGATGCCGAAGCCGGCGGCATCGCGAAGGATGGCGCCAAGATGGTGACCGCGGTCGCGACGACGCGCGTCCCCAAGCTGACGGTCGTCATCGGCGGCTCGTTCGGCGCGGGCAACTACTCGATGTGCGGACGGGCGTACTCGCCGAGGTTCCTGTGGATGTGGCCCGCGAGCCGGATCTCCGTCATGGGCGGCAACCAGGCGGCATCCGTGCTGTCCACCGTCAAGCGGGACCAGCTCGAAGCACGCGGCGACGAGTGGCCGCTGTCGGCACAGGCCGACTTCGAAGCTCCCATCCGCGCGCAGTACGAGGAGCAGGGGAGTCCGTACTACTCGACGGCGCGCCTCTGGGACGACGGTGTCGTCGATCCGCTCGAGACCCGCGATCTCCTCGGCCTCGCGCTGGACGTCGTCTCGCGCACCCCGCTTCCCGAGCCCCGCTTCGGCGTCTTCCGGATGTGA
- a CDS encoding TetR/AcrR family transcriptional regulator — MTTRVTERERQKADRYSALLSEASRLFAERGYSGVSLEELGAAVGVSGPAVYRHFANKQALLGKILITVSERLLAGGTAVVSAETDAAERLRSLVRFHTDFALADADVIRVQDRDLASLSDEDRHTVRRLQRAYVEVWIGVLAEVHPDRDAADLRVRAHACFGLINSTPHSVRGLRGTPGDEAVRGVLETMAIAALTA; from the coding sequence ATGACAACCCGTGTCACCGAGCGCGAGCGGCAGAAGGCGGACCGGTACTCGGCACTTCTCAGCGAAGCCTCGCGCCTCTTCGCCGAGCGCGGATACAGCGGTGTCAGCCTCGAAGAGCTCGGAGCCGCCGTCGGAGTCAGCGGGCCCGCCGTCTACCGCCACTTCGCGAACAAGCAGGCGCTCCTCGGAAAGATCCTCATCACGGTGAGCGAGCGGCTGCTCGCGGGCGGGACGGCGGTCGTGTCCGCCGAGACGGATGCCGCCGAACGACTGCGATCGCTCGTGCGCTTCCATACCGATTTCGCACTCGCCGATGCCGACGTCATCCGCGTGCAGGACCGCGACCTGGCGAGTCTGAGCGATGAGGACCGCCACACGGTCCGGCGCCTTCAGCGCGCGTACGTCGAAGTGTGGATCGGAGTGCTCGCCGAGGTGCATCCGGACCGCGACGCCGCCGACCTCCGCGTCCGGGCGCACGCGTGCTTCGGCCTCATCAACTCGACACCGCACAGCGTGCGCGGGCTGCGAGGAACCCCCGGCGACGAAGCGGTACGGGGAGTCCTGGAGACGATGGCGATCGCCGCCCTCACGGCATAG